A portion of the Simkania negevensis Z genome contains these proteins:
- a CDS encoding sugar transferase, producing the protein MKPWIFIEKSDTVGPTSNNIIDAMNHTSISAAQKKSASPLLKRAFDVLFSLLVVVTLSPLFLLLALLIKLDSKGPVLYLAKRLGKDRKIITVYKFRTMYLDADIRLKKLIENSPEMKKEWEIFQKLKKDPRCTPIGKFLRRVSLDELPQFFNVLEGSLSVVGPRPHMIEELDENPDGLFRKYADTILSVKPGITGIWQTSGRNHLSYEARIELDSAYVGKQSFFFDLFLILKTIPCVLFSKGAF; encoded by the coding sequence TTGAAACCCTGGATTTTTATTGAAAAATCTGACACAGTAGGGCCTACCTCGAATAATATAATCGATGCGATGAATCATACTTCGATATCTGCAGCCCAAAAAAAATCGGCTTCCCCCCTACTCAAACGAGCATTTGATGTTCTTTTTTCTCTACTTGTTGTAGTCACACTCTCTCCCCTCTTTCTCCTCCTTGCTCTCCTTATTAAGTTAGATTCTAAAGGGCCAGTCCTCTATCTCGCTAAACGACTTGGCAAAGATCGAAAAATCATCACCGTCTACAAGTTTCGGACTATGTATCTCGATGCCGATATCCGTCTAAAAAAACTCATCGAAAACTCCCCTGAAATGAAAAAAGAGTGGGAAATTTTCCAAAAGCTCAAAAAAGATCCTCGGTGCACTCCTATAGGTAAATTTCTACGTCGCGTCTCACTTGATGAACTGCCCCAATTTTTTAATGTGCTCGAAGGCTCGTTAAGTGTCGTTGGGCCCCGCCCTCACATGATCGAAGAGCTCGATGAAAATCCCGATGGTCTATTCCGTAAATATGCCGATACAATCCTCTCTGTGAAGCCAGGGATCACAGGAATTTGGCAAACCTCTGGCAGAAATCATCTTTCCTATGAGGCTCGAATCGAACTCGACTCTGCCTATGTTGGAAAGCAATCCTTCTTTTTCGATCTGTTCCTGATCCTCAAAACCATCCCTTGTGTTCTTTTTTCTAAAGGAGCTTTCTAA